From Toxorhynchites rutilus septentrionalis strain SRP chromosome 2, ASM2978413v1, whole genome shotgun sequence, a single genomic window includes:
- the LOC129769190 gene encoding nuclear pore glycoprotein p62-like, with the protein MFTFASIVFRVSSCSVFARKIVVSSKMSFTFGNPVASVAPTMGTTNPVTTASTGFGFGASTFGVPAATTSAAAATSSSVPTLSFGAGLTATTSATAASTAAGQLTLGSFTAPKPAAQPAANLTTTTQTTQSSSVSGTQLNFCQLEEFINKWTLELEEQEKLFTNQATQVNAWDKLLLGNGEKIVALNEAVEKVKAEQDAMEQELEFVTAQHTELEECIIPLEEELSKIVQVDIERGQTYSMAETLDSQLKQMSEDLKEVIEHLNESNKYSDPSDPLVQIGKILNAHMNSLQWIESSTSSITTRLEEIGKMHDTLRKDNERSFRLTYYDN; encoded by the coding sequence ATGTTTACCTTTGCTTCCATTGTGTTTCGCGTCTCATCCTGTTCAGTTTTCGCACGTAAAATTGTTGTTAGCAGCAAAATGAGTTTTACTTTCGGTAACCCGGTTGCGAGCGTTGCGCCAACAATGGGCACCACCAATCCAGTGACGACCGCCAGTACTGGTTTCGGATTTGGCGCGTCTACATTCGGAGTTCCGGCTGCTACCACGTCTGCTGCAGCTGCTACCTCATCTAGTGTTCCGACTCTTAGTTTCGGTGCAGGTCTTACAGCTACAACTTCGGCCACAGCAGCATCTACAGCAGCCGGTCAATTAACGTTGGGAAGTTTCACCGCTCCAAAACCAGCAGCTCAGCCGGCGGCAAATTTGACAACGACCACGCAAACAACTCAGTCATCTTCGGTATCCGGTACACAGCTGAACTTCTGTCAGTTGGAAGAATTCATAAACAAATGGACGCTCGAGTTGGAGGAACAGGAGAAGCTTTTTACTAACCAAGCTACCCAGGTGAACGCTTGGGATAAACTTTTGTTGGGCAATGGCGAAAAAATAGTTGCCCTCAATGAGGCTGTCGAGAAGGTGAAGGCCGAGCAAGATGCAATGGAGCAGGAGCTAGAATTCGTCACTGCTCAGCATACCGAATTGGAGGAGTGTATTATACCGCTCGAGGAGGAACTTTCCAAAATCGTTCAGGTTGATATCGAACGAGGCCAAACTTACTCAATGGCGGAAACATTAGACTCGCAGCTCAAACAAATGTCCGAAGATCTCAAGGAAGTGATTGAACATTTAAACGAGTCGAACAAATACTCCGATCCGAGCGATCCTTTGGTGCAGATTGGAAAGATACTAAATGCTCACATGAATTCTCTACAATGGATTGAATCATCCACCTCAAGCATAACCACCCGTTTGGAGGAAATTGGTAAAATGCACGATACACTGAGGAAGGATAACGAGCGATCATTTCGGTTGACTTATTATGACAATTAA